A segment of the Vagococcus hydrophili genome:
GATCTTTTTTCGTCCTTCTACTTCATTATTTAAGCCAATTCCTTTTTGAGCTAGTTTAATATTATCGACTTCTTTTTGATACAGAGGAATAAACCTTAAAATCATTGATAAAACTAAAGAAACTTTAGGCAGCCTTTTTCCAAATAGATACAGAATTTTTTCACTATCAAAACATAATGAAAATAATCGAAACCAAATAAAAATGGCACACATCATCACACCAAAAGATATACCATAAAATAACGACTCCCATGTAAATCGGTAGCTCTTACTTGCGCTAATCACCCATTCAAATAAAATCGTTCTTCCTGTATGAACAAATAAAAAATTACCTAACATAGAAAAGATAAAAATGATGGCAAATAATTTTAGATCACTTTTTATTTGCTGCTTCTCAACTAAACGCCACTGGGTGAATACACCTACTATAAGCGCCATTAACCGAATGATAGGATTCACAGAAAACATGATAATCATTAGGATTAAACAAAAATATAAAAAAATAATAACCGGATGAAAATGTGGAAAGTATTGCTTTTTTAAAGAATTCATAGGATAGCCTCAATCTTATTATATATTAACTAAAAAAAAATTTTTAAACAAATTAGAATAGTCGCTATTCACTTTATAATACCATGTAAAAAGAACAAAAAAAATAACCTATAAAAAAGAAAACGTTTACCGATTATGTCTTT
Coding sequences within it:
- a CDS encoding energy-coupling factor transporter transmembrane component T, which encodes MNSLKKQYFPHFHPVIIFLYFCLILMIIMFSVNPIIRLMALIVGVFTQWRLVEKQQIKSDLKLFAIIFIFSMLGNFLFVHTGRTILFEWVISASKSYRFTWESLFYGISFGVMMCAIFIWFRLFSLCFDSEKILYLFGKRLPKVSLVLSMILRFIPLYQKEVDNIKLAQKGIGLNNEVEGRKKIEKEYQTFLSLFGWALEKSIITSDSMNSRGYGLKNRTQYQAYHIKRRDITLVLVSAILFSGVYLCSKSGGFSFYYYPRINLGIEEGVSLLGYISLGFLLCLPLLVELKEQVKWTYLEWKM